The following are from one region of the Heterodontus francisci isolate sHetFra1 chromosome 34, sHetFra1.hap1, whole genome shotgun sequence genome:
- the LOC137348450 gene encoding zinc finger protein 850-like, protein MSQQHVRTDRRPFSCSHCGTGFKKSYELTVHQRIHTGERPFTCSECGKGFTQSSNLRSHQRVHTGERPFICSECGKGFNHLSNLLKHQRVHTGERPFTCSECGKGFTTSSNLLTHQRLHTGERPFTCSLCENRFPDLSSLLTHQRVHTGERPFTCSECGKRFTRSSNLLTHQRVHSGERPFTCSECGKGFTTSSVLLRHQRVHTGERPFTCSVCGKGFSTSSDLLTHQRVHTGERPFTCSECGKRFTQSSHLLIHQRVHTGERPFTCSECGKGFTASSVLLRHQRVHTGERPFTCSECGKAFTRSSNLLKHQRVHKSNTFCTTEAINLVQLFLPGSSYCPLVLFGRSHCYTYNDIQNAEAKTEKKYKNKMTAGAVEYWIFPSKTHVGRSRELKILPFSQKAFTMRHVPSAMPNFHIGERLFKCPDCENCSKSSAELMSHQHVHTDERPFRCSHCGTGFKRSSDLTIHERIHTGERPFTCSECRKGFNTSSALLTHQRVHTGERPFTCSECGKGFTTSSNLLTHQRVHTGERPFTCSECGKGFTTSSNLLTHQQVHTGERPFTCSECGKGFTTSSNLLTHQRVHIGERPFSCSECGKGFTTSSNLLTHQRIHTGERPFTCSECGKGFTTSSFLLAHQRVHTGERPFSCSECGKGFTTSSNLLTHQRVHTAERPFTCSVCGKRFTTSFFLMAHQRVHR, encoded by the exons ATGTCCCAGCAACATGTTCGCACTGACAGGAGACCGTTCAGTTGTTCTCACTGCGGGACTGGATTCAAGAAATCATAtgaactcactgtacaccagcgaattcacactggggagaggccattcacctgctcagagtgtgggaaaggattcactcagtcatccaacctgcgctcacaccagcgagttcacaccggggagaggccattcatctgctctgagtgtgggaaaggattcaatcatttatccaacctgctgaaacaccagcgagttcacactggagagagaccattcacctgctcagagtgtgggaagggattcactacttcatccaacctgctgacacaccagcgacttcacactggggagaggccgttcacctgctctctgTGTGAGAACAGATTTCCTGATTTATCCTCCCTGctgacgcaccagcgagttcacactggggagaggccgttcacctgctcagagtgtgggaagagattcactcggtcatctaatctgctgacacaccagcgagttcacagtggggaaaggccattcacctgctcagagtgtggcaagggattcactacttcatctgtcctgctgagacaccagcgagttcacactggggagaggccgttcacctgctccgtgtgtgggaagggattctctacttcatccgacctgctgacacaccagcgagttcacactggggagaggccattcacctgctcagagtgtgggaagagattcactcagtcatcccacctgctgatacaccagcgagttcacaccggggagaggccgttcacctgctcagagtgtgggaagggattcactgcttCATCtgtcctgctgagacaccagcgagttcacactggggagaggccgttcacctgctcagagtgtgggaaggcattcactcggtcatccaaccttctgaaacaccagcgagttcacaagt CAAACACATTCTGTACAACCGAGGCCATTAATCTGGTCCAATTATTTCTGCCAGGTTCCAGTTACTGTCCTCTCGTCCTCTTTGGAAGGTCACACTGTTACACATATAATGATATCCAGAATGCTGAAGCCAAGACTGAGAAAAAGTACAAGAATAAAATGACTGCAGGCGCAGTTGAGTATTG GATTTTCCCTTCCAAGACGCATGTTGGCCGGTCTCGCGAACTCAAGATCCTTCCTTTCTCTCAAAAAGCGTTCACAATGCGCCACGTCCCATCTGCGATGCCAAATT ttcacattgGGGAGAGACTTTTTAAATGTCCAGACTGTGAGAATTGCTCTAAAAGTTCtgctgaactgatgtcccatcaacatgttcacactgacgagagaccattcaggtgttctcactgcgggactgggttcaaGCGATCATCTGACCTCACTATACATgaacgcattcacactggggagagaccgttcacctgctcagagtgtcggaagggATTCAATACTTCGTCCGCCCTGctgacgcaccagcgagttcacactggagagaggccattcacttgctcagagtgtgggaagggattcactacttcatccaacctgctgacacaccagcgagttcacactggggagaggccattcacctgctcagagtgtgggaagggattcactacttcatccaacctgctgacacaccagcaagttcacactggggagaggccattcacctgctcagagtgtgggaagggattcactacttcatccaatctactgacacaccagcgagttcacattggggagaggccattctcctgctcagagtgtgggaagggattcactacttcatccaatctgctgacacaccagcgaattcacactggggagaggccgttcacctgctcagagtgcgggaagggattcactacttcatccttcctgctggcacaccagcgagttcacactggggagcgacCGTTCagttgctcagagtgtgggaagggattcactacttcatccaacctgctgacacaccagcgagttcacactgcggagaggccgttcacctgctcagtgtgtgggaagagattcactactTCATTCTTCCTGatggcacaccagcgagttcacagataA